In Falco biarmicus isolate bFalBia1 chromosome 5, bFalBia1.pri, whole genome shotgun sequence, a single genomic region encodes these proteins:
- the TMEM140 gene encoding transmembrane protein 140 isoform X1, which translates to MAVAVGVPTADFTMIPRKLVGTRMGLLQQRCTRHLLCALTLLEAAGTSALMFYALLWEAGNLVNLPEKRIGFYNFCLWNETAGELQCLDYRHLQVMGISLLGMALSRVCVYGCLVFSIFYPIFVAHVKCTEEQKGWKVILTVLVIKLTILSGGLGIFLFQTSHWIHPSDFTGGFLALLGTYALLLLQIVTATIHLSWAKHTTPYQSCLY; encoded by the exons ATGGCAGTTGCAG TAGGTGTCCCCACAGCAGACTTTACCATGATACCAAGAAAGCTTGTGGGCACCAGGATGGGTCTGCTGCAACAGAGGTGCACCAGGCACCTGCTCTGTGCACTGACCCTCCTGGAGGCTGCCGGCACCTCGGCCTTAATGTTCTACGCACTGCTATGGGAAGCCGGGAACCTGGTCAACCTCCCTGAAAAACGCATTGGCTTTTACAACTTCTGCCTGTGGAATGAGACAGCCGGGGAGCTGCAGTGCCTGGACTACAGGCATCTGCAGGTGATGGGCATCAGCCTACTAGGAATGGCACTATccagggtgtgtgtgtatggctGCCTGGTCTTCAGCATCTTCTACCCCATTTTTGTTGCACATGTGAAGTGCACAGAGGAGCAAAAGGGATGGAAGGTGATCCTCACCGTACTCGTCATCAAGCTGACAATCCTGTCTGGCGGCCTGGgtatatttcttttccaaacctcGCACTGGATTCACCCCTCTGATTTCACTGGAGGCTTCCTGGCACTGCTTGGGACTTACGCTCTGCTACTGCTCCAAATTGTCACTGCCACTATACACCTCAGCTGGGCCAAGCACACAACCCCATATCAAAGCTGTTTGTACTGA
- the AGBL3 gene encoding LOW QUALITY PROTEIN: cytosolic carboxypeptidase 3 (The sequence of the model RefSeq protein was modified relative to this genomic sequence to represent the inferred CDS: inserted 2 bases in 2 codons; substituted 6 bases at 6 genomic stop codons), translated as MYSQVRSLCPLKQILHQKGDNTLIFEAQFESVNLQKVVKVNEFEXQLTPCTDLHTSRRIQWYYFKLTSTQAGMPYRFTIVNFTKCNSLYKHGLWPLLYSEANAKKHKVGWQRAGNEIKYYKTNRGQGRHQYFSLTWAFXFTHXQDTCYFAHCYPYTCHLXRSVKPKFCKIHILCYSLAGNTAYALTTTNPPRSGKGTGRKAVILAARVHLGETNSSWVSKGFLDYILGNSDKAQLLQDNFVFRVVPMLNPDGVIVGGHRCSLTGRDLNRKYRSNVKKFYPSISYIXSMIKRXLLIMSAQVLLTFSIIFSYYSFTCGCERKQQAEVLYVHPCVFPLLLSKSCPDKFSFPDCRFRVRKNKGSXGRVVVWKININNSYTLEASVCDFKLQSTHFNMKDLQSIGQHFCDALLNYCVHNREVRKKVVKQQARVNSRVLNSDVLDXDSSSQTSDSTDSCGLVAHQLILGIKVCYDFFLAIFMSVLNATGKELLEFNRLYLKEL; from the exons ATGTATTCCCAAGTGAGAAGTCTCTGCCCCCTGAAGCAGATCCTCCATCAGAAAGGGGACAACACACTGATCTTTGAAGCACAGTTTGAGAGTGTGAATTTGCAGAAGGTGGTCAAAGT CAATGAATTTGAGTAGCAGCTGACCCCATGCACTGACCTCCACACAAGCAGACGCATACAGTGGTACTACTTCAAATTAACGAGTACGCAGGCAGGGATGCCGTATCGCTTCACTATTGTCAATTTTACCAAGTGTAACAGCCTATATAAGCATGGCTTGTGGCCACTGTTGTACTCAGAAGCCAATGCTAAGAAACACAAGGTTGGCTGGCAAAGGGCTGGAAATGAAATCAAGTATTACAAAACCAACAGGGGCCAAGGCAGACATCAGTATTTCTCACTCACTTGGGCATTCTAGTTCACTC ACCAAGACACCTGCTACTTTGCCCACTGCTATCCTTACACCTGCCATCTCTAAAGATCAGTGAAGCCCAAATTCTGCAAGATTCATATCTTGTGCTATTCACTGGCAGGAAACACAGCGTATGCTTTAACTACCACCAACCCCCCCAGAAGTGGCAAGGGCACCGGGAGGAAGGCTGTGATACTTGCCGCCAGGGTGCATCTCGGAGAAACTAATAGTTCCTGGGTGTCAAAGGGCTTTCTAGATTACATTCTTGGCAATTCAGACAAAGCTCAACTCCTGCAGGACAATTTTGTCTTCAGAGTGGTACCCATGTTGAATCCAGATGGTGTCATTGTGGGAGGTCACCGCTGCTCTTTAACAGGTCGGGACTTGAACCGCAAATACAGATCTAATGTGAAGAAATTTTACCCTTCTATCTCGTATATCTGAAGCATGATCAAAAGGTAAT TATTAATTATGTCTGCTCAAGTGCTACTGACCTTCAGCATCATATTCAGCTACTATAGCTTCACGTGTGGTTGTGagagaaagcagcaagcagaagTACTATATGTGCATCCATGTGTCTTCCCACTCTTGCTGAGCAAGAGCTGCCCAGATAAG TTTTCATTCCCAGACTGCCGTTTCAGAGTACGAAAGAACAAAGGCA CAGGCCGAGTGGTAGTGTGGAAGATTAACATCAACAACAGCTACACTTTGGAAGCCTCTGTCTGTGACTTTAA GCTGCAAAGCACCCATTTCAATATGAAAGACTTGCAGTCAATAGGACAGCATTTCTGTGATGCTCTTTTGAACTACTGTGTTCACAACAGGGAGGTAAGGAAA AAGGTAGTGAAACAGCAAGCCAGAGTGAACTCCAGGGTCCTGAATTCTGATGTGTTAGACTGAGATTCCAG CAGCCAAACTTCTGACAGCACAGACTCCTGTGGTCTTGTTGCACACCAGCTAATACTAGGTATTAAGGTATGCTATGACTTTTTCTTGGCTATTTTCATGTCTGTCCTGAATGCCACTGGGAAAGAATTGCTAGAGTTTAACAGGCTCTATTTGAAAGAGCTTTAG
- the TMEM140 gene encoding transmembrane protein 140 isoform X2 — MAVAGVPTADFTMIPRKLVGTRMGLLQQRCTRHLLCALTLLEAAGTSALMFYALLWEAGNLVNLPEKRIGFYNFCLWNETAGELQCLDYRHLQVMGISLLGMALSRVCVYGCLVFSIFYPIFVAHVKCTEEQKGWKVILTVLVIKLTILSGGLGIFLFQTSHWIHPSDFTGGFLALLGTYALLLLQIVTATIHLSWAKHTTPYQSCLY, encoded by the exons ATGGCAGTTGCAG GTGTCCCCACAGCAGACTTTACCATGATACCAAGAAAGCTTGTGGGCACCAGGATGGGTCTGCTGCAACAGAGGTGCACCAGGCACCTGCTCTGTGCACTGACCCTCCTGGAGGCTGCCGGCACCTCGGCCTTAATGTTCTACGCACTGCTATGGGAAGCCGGGAACCTGGTCAACCTCCCTGAAAAACGCATTGGCTTTTACAACTTCTGCCTGTGGAATGAGACAGCCGGGGAGCTGCAGTGCCTGGACTACAGGCATCTGCAGGTGATGGGCATCAGCCTACTAGGAATGGCACTATccagggtgtgtgtgtatggctGCCTGGTCTTCAGCATCTTCTACCCCATTTTTGTTGCACATGTGAAGTGCACAGAGGAGCAAAAGGGATGGAAGGTGATCCTCACCGTACTCGTCATCAAGCTGACAATCCTGTCTGGCGGCCTGGgtatatttcttttccaaacctcGCACTGGATTCACCCCTCTGATTTCACTGGAGGCTTCCTGGCACTGCTTGGGACTTACGCTCTGCTACTGCTCCAAATTGTCACTGCCACTATACACCTCAGCTGGGCCAAGCACACAACCCCATATCAAAGCTGTTTGTACTGA